The proteins below come from a single Rhizobium tropici CIAT 899 genomic window:
- a CDS encoding sarcosine oxidase subunit delta, translating to MLLIYCPYCEEERSELEFRNAGDAHIVRPANIAGISDEEFEEYFFLRDNPKGLIFERWRHIHGCGRFFNAARDTVSDHFYRTYKAGEPKPDPATLKPGAAEPVTQQQNEQEKTAPTEGFAE from the coding sequence ATGCTGCTGATTTACTGCCCCTATTGCGAGGAAGAGCGTTCGGAACTCGAATTCCGCAACGCCGGCGACGCGCATATCGTGCGGCCGGCCAATATTGCCGGGATCTCGGACGAGGAATTCGAGGAATATTTCTTCCTGCGCGACAACCCGAAGGGGCTGATCTTCGAGCGCTGGCGGCACATCCATGGCTGCGGCCGCTTCTTCAATGCGGCGCGCGACACGGTGAGCGATCACTTCTACCGAACCTACAAGGCCGGCGAACCGAAGCCGGATCCAGCGACGCTCAAGCCCGGCGCGGCCGAACCGGTGACGCAGCAACAGAACGAACAAGAAAAGACGGCACCAACAGAGGGATTTGCTGAATGA
- a CDS encoding alpha-D-glucose phosphate-specific phosphoglucomutase — MIKTVPTTPYADQKPGTSGLRKKVPVFQQPNYAENFIQSIFDSLEGYQGKCLVIGGDGRYYNREVIQKAIKMAAANGFGKVMVGKGGILSTPAASNIIRKYKAFGGIILSASHNPGGPTEDFGIKYNISNGGPAPEKITDAIYERSRVIDSYKIADFPDINLDRIAREDVGGMIVSVIDPVEDYAALMEELFDFGAIRNLISLGFRICFDAMSAVTGPYAKEIFEIRLGAPDGSVRNFLPLPDFGGHHPDPNLVYCKELYDDMMSDDAPDFGAASDGDGDRNLIIGKGIYVTPSDSLAILAANANLAPGYSHGIAGIARSMPTSGAADRVAEKRGVGIYETPTGWKFFGNLLDAGMATICGEESSGTGSNHVREKDGLWAVLLWLNILAVRGESVIDIVTQHWATYGRNYYSRHDYEGVDTDAANGLIAALREKLPTLPGTKIGDLTVSAADDFAYHDPVDKSVSQHQGIRILFEGGSRVVFRLSGTGTTGATLRVYIERYEPDPTRHNIETQEALADLITAAQDIADIKGRTGRDAPTVIT, encoded by the coding sequence ATGATTAAAACCGTACCGACCACCCCCTATGCGGATCAGAAACCCGGCACTTCGGGCTTGCGAAAGAAGGTTCCCGTATTCCAGCAGCCGAACTACGCGGAAAACTTCATCCAGTCGATTTTCGATTCGCTCGAAGGCTATCAGGGCAAGTGCCTGGTCATCGGCGGCGACGGCCGCTACTACAATCGCGAAGTCATCCAGAAGGCCATCAAAATGGCCGCTGCGAACGGTTTCGGCAAGGTGATGGTCGGCAAGGGCGGCATCCTCTCGACGCCCGCAGCCTCCAATATCATCCGCAAATACAAGGCCTTCGGCGGTATCATCCTGTCGGCCAGCCACAATCCCGGTGGTCCGACCGAAGACTTCGGCATCAAATACAACATCAGCAATGGCGGCCCAGCGCCCGAAAAGATCACCGACGCCATCTATGAGCGCTCCAGGGTGATCGACAGCTACAAGATCGCCGACTTCCCGGACATCAACCTCGACCGCATTGCCCGCGAGGACGTCGGCGGCATGATCGTCTCGGTCATCGACCCCGTCGAAGACTATGCGGCTCTCATGGAGGAGCTGTTTGATTTCGGCGCGATCCGCAACCTGATCAGCCTGGGCTTCCGCATCTGCTTCGACGCGATGAGTGCCGTCACCGGTCCTTATGCCAAGGAAATCTTCGAGATCCGCCTCGGCGCCCCGGACGGATCGGTGCGCAACTTCCTGCCGCTGCCGGATTTCGGCGGTCATCATCCCGATCCGAACCTTGTCTACTGCAAAGAGCTCTACGATGACATGATGAGCGACGATGCGCCCGATTTCGGCGCAGCGTCGGACGGCGACGGCGACCGCAATCTCATCATCGGCAAAGGCATCTACGTCACCCCTTCCGACAGTCTGGCGATCCTGGCGGCCAACGCCAACCTCGCTCCCGGCTATTCGCATGGCATTGCCGGCATCGCCCGTTCGATGCCAACAAGCGGCGCTGCCGATCGCGTAGCCGAAAAGCGTGGCGTTGGCATCTACGAAACGCCGACCGGCTGGAAGTTCTTCGGCAATCTGCTCGATGCCGGCATGGCAACGATCTGTGGCGAGGAAAGCTCCGGCACCGGCTCCAACCACGTTCGGGAAAAGGACGGTCTTTGGGCCGTGCTGCTCTGGCTGAACATCCTGGCTGTACGCGGCGAAAGCGTCATCGATATCGTGACGCAGCATTGGGCCACCTATGGCCGCAACTATTATTCCCGGCACGATTATGAAGGTGTCGACACAGACGCTGCCAACGGCCTGATTGCAGCGCTGCGCGAAAAGCTGCCGACCTTGCCGGGCACGAAAATCGGCGATCTCACCGTTTCCGCCGCCGACGACTTCGCGTACCACGACCCGGTCGACAAGTCGGTCAGCCAGCATCAGGGCATCCGCATCCTCTTCGAAGGTGGCTCTCGCGTGGTCTTCCGCCTCTCCGGCACCGGCACCACCGGCGCCACGCTGCGCGTCTATATCGAGCGCTACGAGCCGGATCCGACCCGTCACAATATCGAGACCCAGGAAGCGCTGGCCGATCTCATCACGGCTGCCCAGGATATCGCCGACATCAAGGGCCGCACCGGCCGTGACGCACCGACGGTGATTACCTGA
- the glgX gene encoding glycogen debranching protein GlgX, whose translation MSEPTTRSLGATLTDSGVEFAVYSRHAEQIDLCLFDAEGRKEIARLPLARDGDEHRLFVRDAGEGTRYGLRAHGSYDPDQGLWFDPSKLLVDPYTREIDRPFRYDPRLGIFGADTQDLMPKAIVSRDIAVKRAKPLFQPGGLIYEIAVKPFTMLHPDVPAKQRGTLGALAHPFVIAHLKRLQVDAIELMPITAWIDERHLPPLGLTNGWGYNPVAFMALDPRLVPGGMKELRETVAALHAEGIAVILDLVFNHTGESDRQGPTLSLRGLDNPTYFRHLPDQPGTLVNDTGTGNTVACDQPVTRKLIIDSLSHFVRNTGIDGFRFDLATVLGRNGKGFDPESMTLRTMLADEVLQDRIMIAEPWDIGPGGYQLGNFPAPFLEWNDRARDDLRRFWRGDAGIGDLATILAGSSSIFGRDGRTQTRCVNFLAAHDGFTLMDLVSYENKHNEANGENNRDGHNENFSWNNGIEGKTDDQAIQSKRRADIEAMLSTLFAARGTIMLTAGDEGGRSQQGNNNAYCQDNAITWMDWKLLDEELIGHTAWLAGLHRRFTAFADMNFFRGDGDVLWFSSAGTPMTVPDWEAPGAAVLGMALQTGDRATHRSTRLALVFNRAADERSVTLPVSESGGWSRLTVAGETPAGEQIAIPARSVAFFVEN comes from the coding sequence ATGTCAGAACCGACAACCCGCAGCCTTGGCGCGACCCTCACCGACTCGGGTGTTGAATTTGCCGTCTATTCCAGGCATGCCGAGCAGATAGACCTCTGTCTGTTCGACGCTGAGGGCCGCAAGGAAATCGCGCGGCTTCCGCTCGCACGCGACGGCGATGAGCATCGACTCTTTGTTAGAGATGCCGGGGAAGGCACGCGCTACGGCCTGCGAGCCCATGGTTCATACGATCCCGACCAAGGCCTGTGGTTCGACCCTTCCAAACTGCTGGTCGACCCCTATACCAGGGAAATAGACCGGCCGTTTCGCTACGATCCGCGCCTGGGGATCTTCGGTGCGGACACGCAGGATCTGATGCCCAAGGCGATCGTCTCGCGCGATATCGCGGTAAAGCGAGCCAAGCCTTTGTTTCAGCCGGGCGGTCTGATCTATGAAATCGCCGTGAAGCCCTTCACCATGCTGCATCCCGACGTGCCGGCGAAACAGCGCGGCACGCTCGGCGCCCTCGCCCATCCCTTCGTCATCGCGCATCTCAAGCGTCTGCAGGTCGACGCCATCGAACTGATGCCGATCACCGCATGGATCGATGAACGGCACCTGCCGCCGCTCGGCCTCACCAATGGCTGGGGCTACAATCCGGTCGCCTTCATGGCGCTCGACCCGCGCCTCGTCCCCGGCGGCATGAAGGAGCTGCGCGAGACGGTCGCTGCCCTTCACGCCGAAGGCATCGCCGTCATCCTCGATCTCGTCTTCAATCATACCGGCGAGAGCGACCGCCAGGGCCCGACACTATCCCTGCGCGGCCTCGACAACCCCACTTATTTCCGCCATTTGCCGGACCAGCCCGGAACGCTGGTCAACGATACTGGCACTGGAAACACCGTCGCCTGCGATCAGCCGGTAACGCGAAAGCTCATTATCGACAGCCTCAGCCATTTTGTCCGCAATACCGGCATCGACGGCTTCCGCTTCGATCTCGCCACCGTGCTGGGACGCAACGGCAAGGGCTTCGATCCGGAAAGCATGACGCTTCGCACCATGCTGGCGGACGAAGTGCTGCAGGATCGCATTATGATCGCCGAACCCTGGGACATCGGTCCCGGCGGCTATCAGCTCGGGAATTTCCCGGCACCTTTTCTCGAATGGAACGACCGCGCCCGCGACGACCTGCGCCGCTTCTGGCGCGGCGATGCCGGCATCGGCGATCTGGCAACGATCCTTGCCGGCTCCTCCTCCATCTTCGGCCGTGACGGGCGCACGCAGACGCGCTGCGTCAACTTCCTCGCGGCCCATGACGGCTTCACGCTGATGGATCTCGTTTCCTACGAGAACAAGCACAATGAGGCCAATGGCGAAAACAATCGCGACGGCCACAACGAAAACTTCTCCTGGAACAACGGCATCGAGGGAAAAACGGACGATCAGGCGATCCAGTCCAAGCGCCGCGCCGATATCGAAGCCATGCTGTCGACGCTCTTTGCCGCGCGCGGCACGATCATGCTGACCGCGGGCGATGAAGGCGGGCGCAGCCAGCAGGGCAACAACAATGCCTATTGCCAGGACAACGCCATCACCTGGATGGACTGGAAGCTGCTGGACGAAGAGCTGATCGGCCATACCGCCTGGCTCGCCGGTCTGCACCGCCGCTTCACGGCCTTTGCCGATATGAATTTCTTCCGCGGCGATGGCGACGTGCTTTGGTTCTCAAGCGCAGGGACGCCGATGACGGTGCCGGATTGGGAGGCGCCGGGAGCGGCCGTGCTCGGCATGGCGCTGCAAACAGGGGATCGCGCGACACATCGATCGACGCGGCTCGCGCTGGTCTTCAATCGCGCCGCGGACGAGCGCTCCGTGACATTGCCGGTTTCCGAAAGCGGCGGCTGGTCCCGGCTGACGGTGGCAGGCGAAACGCCAGCCGGGGAGCAGATCGCCATTCCCGCCCGCTCCGTCGCTTTCTTTGTCGAAAACTGA
- a CDS encoding sarcosine oxidase subunit alpha — MSGANRIAGKGRLTPARTARFTFDGKTYTALEGDTVASALLANGVHLVGRSFKYHRPRGILSAGAEEPNALLDISRDAARRQPNVRASVQEVFDGMKAQSQNRWPSLAFDIGGVNNLMSPFFAAGFYYKTFMWPKSAWKHIYEPFIRRAAGLGVAPTEEDPDHYAGRYAHCDVLVVGAGVAGLSAALAAAETGAKVILCDEQPDVGGALRFDTGIKIDGAEGYEWAQATVAKLKAMPNVQVLTRTTAFGYYNHNFFGLAERVTDHLAKPGRDLPRERLWQVRAKRAILATGAIERHMVFPNNDRPGIMLASAARAYLNHYGVAVGAKIGVYTAHDSAYEAAFDLKRAGVSIAAIVDSRARPGEAVLAEAKRLGIEVLTDYAVVDTSGKLRVASMTVSRNGSSATRKIPVDALLVSAGWTPSVHLFSQSRGKLKFDTEKQRFLPGTYVQDCLSVGACNGTDGLQAAIEESLAAGELMARATGSTNGGEKIQLHAEQAFEWTGGMIGAAEGAGPDTNAKAFVDFQHDVCAKDIRLAVREGMHSIEHIKRFTTNGMASDQGKLSNMHGLAIAAEMLGKDIPQVGLTTFRAPYTPVTYGTLISHSRGALFDPARKTPMHAWEEAHGAIFEDVGNWKRAWFYPRAGETMHQAVNRECRTAREVAGVFDASTLGKIEVVGPDAAEFLNLLYTNAWDTLKPGRCRYGIMTREDGFVYDDGVVGRLAEDRFHVTTTTGGAPRVLHHMEDYLQTEFPHLKVWLTSTTEQWAVIAVQGPKAREIIEPLVEGQDLSNEAFPHMSVAECKVCGVPARLFRVSFTGEVGYEINVPADYGQSVWEAVWARAEPLGACAYGTETMHVLRAEKGYIIVGQDTDGTVTPDDAGLAWAVSKKKTDFVGIRGLKRQDLVKEGRKQLVGLVTRDPKVVLEEGAQIVADPNEQKPMAMLGHVTSSYWSENLGRSIAFALVAGGRERMGKTLYVPMPDKTISVEVTDLVFFDKEGGRING; from the coding sequence ATGAGCGGCGCCAATCGTATCGCGGGCAAGGGGCGTTTGACGCCGGCCAGAACCGCTCGCTTCACTTTTGACGGCAAGACCTATACCGCGCTCGAGGGCGATACCGTCGCCTCGGCGCTGCTTGCCAACGGCGTCCATCTTGTCGGCCGTTCCTTCAAGTATCACCGTCCGCGCGGTATCCTTTCGGCTGGAGCCGAAGAACCGAACGCACTGCTCGATATCTCGCGCGATGCGGCGCGGCGACAGCCGAACGTGCGTGCCAGCGTGCAGGAAGTTTTCGACGGCATGAAGGCTCAGTCGCAAAACCGCTGGCCGTCGCTCGCCTTCGATATCGGTGGCGTCAACAATCTGATGTCGCCCTTCTTTGCCGCTGGCTTCTACTACAAGACCTTCATGTGGCCGAAGTCGGCCTGGAAGCATATTTACGAGCCCTTCATCCGCCGTGCTGCCGGCCTCGGCGTTGCGCCGACGGAAGAGGATCCGGATCACTATGCCGGTCGTTACGCCCATTGCGACGTTCTTGTCGTGGGTGCCGGCGTCGCCGGTCTTTCCGCGGCGCTCGCGGCGGCTGAAACTGGCGCCAAGGTCATCCTCTGTGACGAACAGCCGGATGTCGGCGGCGCGCTCCGCTTCGATACCGGCATCAAGATCGATGGCGCCGAAGGGTACGAGTGGGCGCAAGCGACCGTCGCCAAGCTCAAGGCGATGCCGAATGTCCAGGTGCTGACCCGCACGACCGCCTTCGGCTATTACAACCATAATTTCTTCGGCCTTGCCGAACGCGTGACCGACCATCTGGCCAAACCCGGCCGCGACTTGCCGCGCGAGCGCCTATGGCAGGTCCGCGCCAAGCGCGCCATCCTGGCGACAGGCGCGATCGAACGCCACATGGTGTTTCCGAACAACGATCGTCCGGGCATCATGCTCGCTTCGGCTGCGCGTGCCTATCTCAACCACTATGGCGTCGCCGTCGGTGCGAAGATCGGCGTCTACACGGCGCATGATTCGGCCTATGAGGCCGCCTTCGATCTGAAGCGCGCCGGCGTTTCCATCGCTGCCATCGTCGACAGCCGTGCGCGTCCGGGCGAGGCGGTTCTCGCCGAAGCAAAGCGGCTCGGCATCGAGGTGCTGACCGACTATGCCGTCGTCGATACATCAGGCAAGCTGCGCGTCGCCTCGATGACCGTCTCGCGCAACGGCAGTTCCGCAACCCGCAAGATCCCCGTGGATGCCCTCCTGGTTTCGGCGGGCTGGACGCCCTCCGTTCATCTCTTTTCGCAATCGCGCGGCAAGCTGAAATTCGATACCGAGAAGCAGCGCTTCCTGCCGGGCACCTATGTTCAGGATTGCCTTTCGGTCGGCGCCTGCAACGGCACGGATGGGCTGCAAGCCGCGATCGAGGAATCACTTGCCGCCGGCGAGCTGATGGCGCGCGCGACCGGCAGCACCAATGGCGGAGAGAAGATCCAGCTCCACGCCGAGCAGGCCTTCGAATGGACAGGCGGCATGATCGGTGCTGCCGAAGGTGCGGGACCGGATACGAATGCCAAGGCTTTCGTCGATTTCCAGCACGATGTCTGCGCCAAGGATATCCGCCTTGCAGTGCGCGAAGGCATGCATTCCATCGAGCATATCAAGCGCTTCACCACCAACGGCATGGCGTCCGACCAGGGCAAACTATCCAACATGCATGGCCTGGCGATCGCTGCCGAAATGCTCGGCAAGGATATTCCGCAGGTCGGTCTCACCACCTTCCGCGCGCCCTATACGCCCGTTACCTACGGCACGCTGATCAGCCATTCGCGCGGGGCTCTCTTTGATCCCGCCCGCAAGACGCCGATGCATGCCTGGGAAGAGGCGCACGGCGCGATCTTCGAAGATGTCGGCAACTGGAAGCGCGCCTGGTTCTATCCGCGTGCCGGCGAGACCATGCATCAGGCCGTCAATCGCGAATGCCGTACGGCGCGCGAAGTGGCCGGCGTGTTCGATGCCTCGACGCTCGGCAAGATCGAAGTGGTCGGGCCGGATGCGGCGGAATTCCTGAACCTCCTCTACACCAATGCCTGGGATACGCTGAAGCCCGGCCGCTGCCGCTACGGCATCATGACCCGCGAAGACGGCTTCGTTTATGACGATGGCGTCGTCGGACGTCTGGCCGAGGATCGCTTCCATGTGACGACCACGACGGGCGGTGCGCCGCGTGTGCTGCATCATATGGAAGACTATCTGCAGACCGAGTTCCCGCACCTGAAGGTGTGGCTGACCTCGACCACCGAGCAATGGGCTGTTATCGCCGTACAGGGTCCGAAGGCACGCGAGATCATCGAGCCGCTGGTCGAGGGCCAGGATCTGTCCAACGAGGCCTTCCCGCATATGAGTGTCGCCGAGTGCAAGGTTTGCGGCGTGCCGGCGCGGCTGTTCCGCGTCTCCTTCACCGGTGAAGTCGGCTACGAAATCAATGTGCCGGCCGATTATGGCCAGTCGGTTTGGGAGGCCGTATGGGCTCGCGCTGAGCCGCTGGGCGCCTGCGCCTACGGCACCGAGACCATGCACGTGCTCCGCGCTGAGAAGGGCTATATCATCGTCGGCCAGGATACCGACGGCACGGTGACGCCCGATGACGCCGGCCTTGCCTGGGCCGTTTCCAAGAAGAAGACCGATTTCGTCGGTATTCGCGGCCTGAAACGGCAGGATCTGGTCAAGGAAGGCCGCAAGCAGCTCGTCGGTCTCGTCACCCGCGATCCGAAGGTGGTGCTGGAGGAGGGCGCACAGATCGTTGCCGATCCGAACGAGCAGAAGCCGATGGCCATGCTCGGCCATGTCACCTCGTCCTACTGGTCCGAAAATCTCGGCCGCTCCATCGCCTTCGCGCTGGTTGCCGGCGGGCGCGAGCGCATGGGCAAGACGCTCTATGTGCCGATGCCCGACAAGACGATATCAGTCGAGGTGACGGATCTGGTATTTTTTGACAAGGAAGGAGGCCGGATCAATGGCTGA
- a CDS encoding sarcosine oxidase subunit beta family protein, protein MRKYSVFAVAREAMRAHKGWEAQWTSPEPRKEYDVIIVGGGGHGLGAAYYLAKEHGITNVAVIEKGWLGGGNTGRNTTIIRSNYLYEESMHIYEHSMKLWEGLSQDLNYNVMYSPRGVMMLSHNVHDQQSFKRHIHANRLYGIDNEWLTPEQAKAYCPPLDISKTARYPINGAALQRRGGTARHDAVAWGFARAASDRGVHIIQNCEVTGIRRGPDGRVTGVDTSKGFIGAKKVGVSAAGHTTVVMQMAGVRVPLQSSPLQALVSEPLKPIFPCVVMSNTVHAYISQSDKGELVIGAGTDQYNSYSQTGGLQIITHTLDAICELFPMFRRVKMMRSWGGIVDNTPDRSAIQSKTPVPGLYVNCGWGTGGFKATPGSANLFAHLIARDEPHKFNAGLTLDRFRTGRLIDEAAAAAVAH, encoded by the coding sequence ATGCGTAAATACTCGGTTTTTGCCGTGGCACGGGAAGCGATGCGGGCTCACAAGGGCTGGGAGGCTCAATGGACCTCGCCGGAGCCGCGCAAGGAGTATGACGTCATCATCGTCGGTGGCGGCGGTCATGGCCTGGGTGCAGCCTACTATCTCGCCAAGGAGCATGGCATCACCAATGTCGCGGTGATCGAAAAGGGCTGGCTCGGCGGCGGCAATACCGGCCGCAACACGACCATCATCCGCTCGAACTATCTCTATGAAGAGAGCATGCACATCTACGAGCATTCGATGAAGCTCTGGGAAGGGCTGTCTCAGGATCTCAATTACAATGTCATGTATTCGCCGCGCGGCGTGATGATGCTGTCGCACAATGTGCATGACCAGCAGTCCTTCAAGCGGCATATCCACGCCAACCGTCTCTATGGCATCGACAATGAATGGCTGACGCCCGAGCAGGCTAAGGCATATTGCCCGCCGCTCGATATTTCGAAGACGGCGCGCTATCCGATCAACGGTGCCGCCCTGCAGCGTCGCGGCGGCACGGCGCGTCACGATGCGGTCGCTTGGGGCTTCGCGCGCGCCGCTTCCGATCGCGGCGTGCACATTATCCAGAATTGCGAAGTGACCGGCATTCGGCGCGGGCCAGACGGCCGTGTGACCGGCGTCGATACGAGTAAGGGCTTTATCGGCGCCAAGAAGGTCGGCGTTTCCGCAGCCGGCCACACCACCGTCGTCATGCAGATGGCCGGCGTTCGCGTGCCGCTGCAATCGAGCCCACTGCAGGCGCTCGTTTCCGAGCCGCTGAAGCCGATCTTCCCCTGCGTCGTCATGTCGAACACGGTGCATGCCTATATCTCGCAGTCAGACAAGGGCGAGCTCGTCATCGGCGCCGGCACGGATCAATATAATTCATACAGCCAGACCGGCGGGTTGCAGATCATCACCCATACGCTGGATGCGATCTGCGAATTGTTCCCGATGTTCCGTCGCGTGAAGATGATGCGTTCCTGGGGCGGCATCGTCGACAATACGCCGGATCGTTCGGCAATCCAGTCGAAGACGCCGGTGCCCGGGCTCTATGTCAATTGCGGCTGGGGCACCGGCGGCTTCAAGGCGACGCCGGGTTCGGCCAATCTCTTTGCCCATCTGATTGCCCGCGACGAGCCGCACAAGTTCAATGCCGGCCTGACGCTGGATCGCTTCCGCACTGGCCGTCTGATCGATGAGGCGGCGGCCGCCGCCGTGGCACACTGA
- a CDS encoding MaoC family dehydratase has product MPGEISLVEIMKLAGTEIGVSDWITVDQTMIDTFADATLDHQFIHVDPERAKAETPYGGTIAHGFLTLSLLSAMNYSALPKIREQTMGINYGFEKIRFMSPVKCGARVRGRFTLAETRLRGANMLMLTYDVTVEIENERKPALTATWTTISQFDPKDRPEEG; this is encoded by the coding sequence ATGCCTGGCGAAATTTCGCTTGTTGAGATCATGAAGCTTGCGGGAACGGAAATCGGCGTTTCCGATTGGATCACCGTCGACCAGACGATGATCGACACCTTTGCCGATGCGACGCTCGATCACCAATTCATCCACGTCGATCCCGAGCGCGCCAAAGCGGAAACCCCCTATGGCGGCACCATCGCCCATGGCTTCCTGACACTCTCGCTGCTCTCGGCGATGAACTATAGCGCATTGCCGAAGATCCGCGAACAGACCATGGGCATCAACTACGGCTTCGAGAAGATCCGCTTCATGTCGCCGGTCAAGTGCGGAGCGCGGGTGCGAGGACGTTTCACACTCGCCGAAACGCGGCTGCGCGGCGCCAATATGCTGATGCTGACCTATGACGTGACAGTCGAGATCGAAAACGAACGCAAACCGGCGCTAACCGCGACATGGACGACCATATCGCAGTTCGACCCGAAGGATCGGCCCGAAGAGGGTTAA
- a CDS encoding sarcosine oxidase subunit gamma, whose protein sequence is MADLATRKLPLAGRHGGSSTVRLTPAAPASRISLRAPADSVHGLSQALGLQLPTRPKTSAGANGRHALWLGPDEWLVIDENGAELVGVAASSGVLHSATDVSHRNTAVIISGPGAEATLAAGCPQDVSLSAFSVGACSRTLLGKAEVVVLRLDEETFRVEVWRSFSDYAFGLLAEGAEDAGL, encoded by the coding sequence ATGGCTGATCTCGCTACCCGCAAACTGCCACTCGCCGGCCGCCACGGCGGTTCCTCGACCGTCCGGCTGACGCCAGCCGCTCCTGCAAGCCGCATTTCGCTGCGCGCGCCTGCGGATTCTGTCCATGGTCTTTCGCAGGCGCTCGGCCTTCAGCTGCCGACCCGCCCGAAGACGTCAGCCGGCGCCAATGGCCGTCATGCCCTGTGGCTCGGCCCGGACGAATGGCTCGTCATCGATGAAAACGGTGCCGAGCTGGTCGGCGTGGCGGCATCGTCCGGTGTGCTGCATTCGGCGACCGATGTCTCACATCGCAATACCGCAGTCATCATCTCCGGTCCCGGCGCGGAAGCAACGCTTGCCGCCGGCTGCCCGCAGGATGTTTCGCTGAGCGCATTCTCTGTCGGCGCTTGCTCGCGCACGCTGCTCGGCAAGGCTGAGGTCGTGGTCCTGCGGCTCGATGAGGAGACGTTCCGCGTCGAGGTCTGGCGCTCCTTCTCCGACTATGCGTTCGGCCTTCTCGCCGAAGGTGCGGAGGATGCTGGGCTTTAA
- the glgA gene encoding glycogen synthase GlgA translates to MKVLSVSSEVFPLIKTGGLADVVGALPIALKPYGVETKTLIPGYPAVMKAIRDPVVRLELPDLLGEAATILEVEHAGISFLVLDAPAYYSRTGGPYVDATGKDYPDNWRRFAALSLAGAEIAAGLLPGWRPDLVHAHDWQSALVPVYMRYYPTPELPSVLTIHNIAFQGQFGADIFPGLRLPAHAFSVEGIEYYGDVGFLKGGLQTAHALTTVSPSYAEEILTPEFGMGLEGVIASKAYNLYGIVNGIDDDIWNPATDPMIAQTYSAATLKERAINRHRVVEHFGLEEDDGPIFCVVSRLTWQKGMDILAEVASEVVHMGGKLAILGAGDAALEGALFAAAGRHRGRVGVSAGYNEPMSHLMQAGCDAIIIPSRFEPCGLTQLYGLRYGCLPIVARTGGLNDTIIDANHAALQAKVATGIQFSPVTAEGLLQAMRRAMHLFQDRKVWTQMQKQGMKSDVSWGRSAERYAALYSSLVSRGA, encoded by the coding sequence ATGAAGGTTCTCTCGGTTTCGTCCGAAGTCTTCCCCTTGATCAAGACAGGGGGTCTGGCCGATGTGGTCGGCGCCCTGCCTATTGCACTGAAGCCCTATGGCGTCGAAACCAAGACCCTCATCCCAGGCTATCCTGCGGTCATGAAAGCCATTCGCGATCCGGTTGTTCGTCTGGAGCTTCCGGATCTTCTTGGCGAGGCCGCCACCATTCTAGAAGTCGAGCACGCGGGCATTTCCTTCCTCGTGCTCGACGCACCGGCCTATTACAGCCGCACCGGCGGCCCCTATGTCGATGCGACGGGCAAGGACTATCCCGACAATTGGCGACGTTTCGCCGCGCTGTCGCTGGCCGGCGCGGAAATTGCAGCTGGTCTCCTGCCCGGCTGGCGGCCGGATCTCGTGCACGCACATGATTGGCAGTCGGCGCTGGTGCCGGTCTATATGCGTTACTATCCGACGCCGGAACTGCCGAGCGTTCTGACCATCCACAACATCGCATTCCAGGGCCAGTTCGGCGCCGATATCTTCCCCGGCCTTCGTCTGCCGGCGCATGCTTTCTCGGTGGAAGGCATCGAATATTACGGTGATGTCGGCTTCCTGAAAGGTGGGCTGCAGACGGCGCATGCCCTGACCACCGTCAGCCCTTCCTATGCCGAGGAAATCCTGACGCCGGAATTCGGCATGGGCCTCGAAGGCGTCATCGCCAGCAAGGCCTACAATCTCTACGGCATCGTCAACGGCATCGACGACGATATCTGGAATCCGGCGACCGATCCGATGATCGCGCAAACCTATAGCGCGGCGACGCTGAAGGAGCGCGCCATCAACCGCCATCGGGTCGTCGAGCATTTCGGCCTCGAAGAGGATGATGGTCCGATCTTCTGCGTCGTCAGCCGCCTCACCTGGCAGAAGGGCATGGATATTCTGGCGGAGGTTGCGAGCGAGGTCGTCCACATGGGTGGCAAGCTCGCAATTCTCGGCGCAGGCGACGCGGCGCTGGAGGGCGCGCTCTTTGCCGCAGCCGGCCGTCACCGCGGTCGCGTCGGCGTTTCGGCAGGCTACAACGAGCCCATGTCGCATCTGATGCAGGCCGGCTGCGACGCGATTATCATCCCCTCGCGTTTCGAACCCTGTGGTCTCACGCAGCTTTATGGCTTACGCTATGGCTGCCTGCCAATCGTTGCGCGAACGGGCGGGCTGAACGATACGATTATCGACGCCAACCACGCCGCGCTGCAGGCAAAAGTCGCGACCGGCATTCAATTTTCACCCGTCACCGCGGAGGGGCTGTTGCAGGCCATGCGCCGCGCGATGCACCTCTTCCAGGATCGAAAGGTCTGGACGCAGATGCAAAAGCAGGGCATGAAATCCGACGTATCCTGGGGCAGGAGCGCAGAACGCTACGCCGCTCTCTACTCCAGTCTAGTCTCGAGAGGCGCTTAA